The window TCTTCCCCCGCTCGGTGAGAAATCCCTTTAAAACCTGGATCTCCTTGTAATCGACCGTCTCTTTCTTCTCGGTGCAAAAACGGCAGACGCGCCTCCGTTGAAAATATTTCTTCTCCACAACTCCTCCGTTTTGTTCTTATTCCTGAACACGCATCGTAGGGGCGTATGGCAATACGCCCCCTACCTAAAATGGAACCTCATCCATCCCCTCGTCGCCGGGCAGGTCGCTGCGTGAAGGCCCCTCCGAGGAGCCGTCTTGACGCTTGGGCAGAAACCGGATCGTCTGGGCGACGACCTCATGCTTGTTCCGCTTCTGACCGTCTTCCGTCTCCCATCGACGCTGCTGAAGTCTCCCGTCGACGATGACCCCCTGGCCCTTGGAAAGATACTGTCCGCTGTTCTCCGCCTGCTTTCCGAAGACCACGATGTCGATGAAGCAGACTTCGTCCTTCATCTCGTCTCCCTGCTTGTAGCGGTGGTTGACGGCCAGCCCGAAACTGGCGACGGCCGTTCCGCTCGGCGTGTAGCGGATCTCCGGGTCCTTGGTAAGGTTTCCAATCAAAATGACTTTGTTAAAGCTGACCATTTTCTCACTCCTCGTTCCGCAGATAAGCACCTTTCTGTCAAAAAAGACGAAAACGACCGCGGAACTCTCAAGTTGATATTATCTCCCTCCGACCGATTCCCGATCACGGAACGATGAGACCGGCTTTTCATCGCGTGCGGGAAGGGTTTTTCCAAGCTGCTCGTCCTCGATTTTGATGGTGATGAATTTGATGATCGACTCGTCGAGTCGATAGCTCCGTTCCAGTTCGGAGACCGTCGTCCCGGTTCCCTTGAAATGGGCGATCAGATAGGTCCCTTTCTTTTCCTTCCGCACTTCGTAGGCGAGCTTCTTTTTGCCCCAATTCTCGGTGACGACCACTTCCCCTCCCGCTTTCTGGATCACCCCTTTGATCTTTTCAGTGATCT of the Candidatus Manganitrophus noduliformans genome contains:
- the rpsR gene encoding 30S ribosomal protein S18: MEKKYFQRRRVCRFCTEKKETVDYKEIQVLKGFLTERGKIIPRRISGNCAAHQRILTAAIKRARNIAFLAFAEER
- a CDS encoding single-stranded DNA-binding protein, whose product is MVSFNKVILIGNLTKDPEIRYTPSGTAVASFGLAVNHRYKQGDEMKDEVCFIDIVVFGKQAENSGQYLSKGQGVIVDGRLQQRRWETEDGQKRNKHEVVAQTIRFLPKRQDGSSEGPSRSDLPGDEGMDEVPF
- the rpsF gene encoding 30S ribosomal protein S6 — encoded protein: MNGYETIFIVKPSLSDEEVAKITEKIKGVIQKAGGEVVVTENWGKKKLAYEVRKEKKGTYLIAHFKGTGTTVSELERSYRLDESIIKFITIKIEDEQLGKTLPARDEKPVSSFRDRESVGGR